One window of Streptococcus troglodytae genomic DNA carries:
- a CDS encoding DUF1700 domain-containing protein, translating to MTRTEYLNQLKHYLKRLPRADYEETMDYFREYFEEAGPENEAQVIQDLGNPKEAAYEILSQLLDKKVEEEYEPSTKSKHIVWITILAILAAPIALPLTIAALALALAIIILALSGIVVTVSIGFSAFISAFVLIWEAIFKLSGSFSTFSLGLGAGLLSLGLSLIFAVFTLLLAQWFKSAFIKWSQWIVKRGYKGGNRV from the coding sequence ATGACAAGAACTGAATACCTCAATCAGTTAAAACATTATTTAAAGAGATTGCCACGTGCTGATTATGAAGAAACAATGGATTACTTTAGGGAATATTTTGAGGAAGCCGGTCCAGAAAATGAAGCTCAGGTTATACAAGATTTGGGTAATCCTAAGGAAGCGGCCTATGAAATTTTAAGTCAGCTATTAGATAAAAAAGTTGAAGAAGAATATGAACCTTCAACTAAATCTAAACACATTGTTTGGATAACGATTTTAGCTATTCTAGCTGCACCAATAGCATTGCCTTTGACTATTGCTGCCTTGGCACTTGCCTTAGCTATTATTATTTTAGCTTTATCCGGTATTGTTGTCACAGTTAGTATTGGGTTTAGCGCTTTTATTTCAGCCTTTGTGCTTATTTGGGAAGCTATTTTTAAACTTTCTGGTTCATTTTCAACCTTTAGTCTTGGTTTGGGCGCTGGCCTGCTTTCACTTGGATTATCTTTAATCTTTGCCGTTTTTACTCTTCTATTAGCACAATGGTTTAAATCTGCTTTTATTAAATGGAGTCAATGGATTGTTAAACGAGGTTATAAAGGGGGGAACAGAGTATGA